The genomic region AAGGATCCATTGAAGACGCTGCTGGAGGCCTAATGTGGATAAAGACAACTCCAGAAGATATGTACTCGGATTTAGAATATATAAGAAACTACCTGGAAAAAATTAAGAACGAGAATCTCAAAAAGTGATTTAGGCTTCAACTACTTTAAGTAAATCATTTTGATCTAATTTGTATACTACTAGGTAAGTGTCAGATATTCTTCTTAAATCGGCATTGTCTCCTCTAATCATCACACTTATTAATGTAGCATTAGCATCCTTTAAAGATCTCCTTACCGTAGTCTCGGCGATCTTATCTTCTCCATCAGTTAAGATTATTACTTCACTGACACCTTTAACATGACCTTCCTTAATATCTTCACAGGCAGAAATTACTGATCTACTTATATCAGTACCTCCTCCACCCCTTATTTTTCCTATATATTCAATCATCTTTATTACGTCCTTACTTTTAGCATTCTTTATAACCTTTATTAGAGGATAAGGAATATTATCGAAGAATCTTAAATAGAAGTCCCTATTTTCTCTCCTTGCCCTACTATACAAGGCTAACGCTACAGCCTTTGCCCACAATATCTTTTCCCCATCCATGCTACCCGATTTGTCAAGCAATAAGTAAATTGGACCTAAGCTTTCCTTAATTTGTTTTTGGTAAAGCAATAATTGACTTTCAGCTAGCCTAACGTAAAATAGGTCTTCTGGCATGGCTAACTCTGACGGCACTATTCTTTCTAAATCGGAACCTTCCTCATAACCATATAATTCTCCTTTTGAATATCTGGTAGTCCTCTTTTTAGTCAAGCTTCCTAATTTGGGTATTCCGCTTAAGAATTCAAGGATTTTCTTTATTTCGGTGTTCCTAGCTAATCTTAATACTTCATGCACATCACCTTCAAAGTTAAGCACACTTCCGGTTCCTGCTCCGTTACCTCCTACTATCCTTTGCATGCTCCTAACTGCATTAGCATCCTCTGCTGCCTTAGAAAGAGCTTTCTCATGAACTTGCTTTAAAAGCTTCTTAGTAGCATCGGTTGTTTGACCTTGTTGTTCTTTTTGTTCTCCGCCTTCTTTTCCTTGTGAGCCTTTCATTAAACCGTTAAGTATTTGTTCTGCTGCTTCTCTTTCTTCTGCTGACTGAGAAGTTCTTCTTATCCTTTCCAATTCCTCTATTAAATTCTGGATATAACTTACTGACAATGCCATGCTTACTGCTGAATTTGCTATAGAGTAATTCCTGTTCTTTAATACAAGATCTGAAGATAACGTCATATCAAGTAAGGCATATTTTATTGCGTCTCCTTGAGAAATCTCTGATTTTGACTTTAAAATTGGCAAAGGCAAATAATGTACGTAATACGTATCGACTAG from Acidianus ambivalens harbors:
- a CDS encoding vWA domain-containing protein encodes the protein MTGFLIGIDYDDPIVKYRGDRILYTLKKISGKDSNIDPDFLVDTYYVHYLPLPILKSKSEISQGDAIKYALLDMTLSSDLVLKNRNYSIANSAVSMALSVSYIQNLIEELERIRRTSQSAEEREAAEQILNGLMKGSQGKEGGEQKEQQGQTTDATKKLLKQVHEKALSKAAEDANAVRSMQRIVGGNGAGTGSVLNFEGDVHEVLRLARNTEIKKILEFLSGIPKLGSLTKKRTTRYSKGELYGYEEGSDLERIVPSELAMPEDLFYVRLAESQLLLYQKQIKESLGPIYLLLDKSGSMDGEKILWAKAVALALYSRARRENRDFYLRFFDNIPYPLIKVIKNAKSKDVIKMIEYIGKIRGGGGTDISRSVISACEDIKEGHVKGVSEVIILTDGEDKIAETTVRRSLKDANATLISVMIRGDNADLRRISDTYLVVYKLDQNDLLKVVEA